A stretch of the Fusarium musae strain F31 chromosome 2, whole genome shotgun sequence genome encodes the following:
- a CDS encoding hypothetical protein (BUSCO:EOG09262A65), protein MGVSGLLPLLKSIQKPTQLKKYDGQTLGVDAYGWLHRAAYCCALELGQGKPTQKYLYAAMNRVRMLRHFGVTPYMVFDGDFLPSKAATEESRETNRNEKKKAAMELLRAGKPAQATQEFQKCIDITPEMASALIQLLKKLDIPYVVAPYEADAQLVYLERQGLINGIISDDSDLLVFGAKKLLTKLDQYGNCIEINRKDFCACREVSLTGWSDTEFRRMAIFSGCDYLRGLPGIGLKTAYRMLRKTKAPERIVRMVQMQGKRVSENYLTQFYQAELTFLHQWVFCPTKRELVHLTDLDGERTAEEMPFIGAFVEPAIARSIARGDMNPITKTLIVTSTTPPKRRHSQLAHGAIDQPPPAMKPISSYFKGSSRIPMGEMDPNCFEVDPQRVSQITGGGLVPRVFPLPRPYLEETTQAAPSHSRGLDVTRTRTRTSPRLHRRRTEPIANMLNNFVDNPPNATRRTSSEGTEPCRTIASASTDPANRPPKKARLCEESEAGPEEDLPQKSRFFPAPKLRRSPRRAKSDAYLLSDDSLDEALLALPDFEGWKPADKTKKSVSVFEEKQSQETSTTTDSESHISFVKDDESSMSSFDASMPPPSSVASASRVSSTPSRPDIRQFSYTNPNETPASTASRRSSVFSPGSTPLTAPSTAASRMTPLQRLGARAMNGPMSPKLPKPRTNNTDKQFLSGVPVNPAFVPLPKVNLDEVADLNKCGSEDQIIPASDEEDEDEVDLPPKKLNLSRFAFA, encoded by the exons ATGGGTGTATCAG GGCTTCTGCCCCTTCTCAAATCTATTCAGAAGCCGACTCAGCTCAAAAAGTACGATGGTCAGACTCTCGGAGTTGACGCGTACGGTTGGCTCCATCGTGCCGCCTATTGCTGTGCATTAGAGCTTGGTCAGGGAAAGCCGACTCAAAA ATATCTATATGCTGCCATGAATCGAGTACGCATGCTTCGGCATTTTGGTGTGACACCCTACATGGTATTCGATGGCGATTTTCTCCCAAGCAAAGCTGCTACAGAAGAATCCCGGGAAACCAATagaaatgagaagaagaaggctgcaaTGGAACTGTTGCGCGCCGGAAAACCTGCCCAGGCCACACAGGAGTTCCAGAAATGCATTGATATCACCCCTGAGATGGCATCTGCTCTCATTCAACTGCTCAAAAAGCTGGATATCCCTTACGTTGTCGCCCCCTACGAAGCCGATGCACAGCTTGTCTATCTCGAGCGACAGGGTCTCATTAACGGTATCATCTCGGACGACTCGGACCTCCTCGTTTTCGGCgccaagaagcttctcaccAAGCTGGACCAATATGGCAACTGTATAGAGATCAACCGCAAGGATTTTTGCGCTTGCAGAGAGGTTTCATTGACCGGTTGGTCTGATACCGAATTTCGGCGAATGGCCATCTTCAGTGGTTGCGACTATTTGCGCGGACTCCCAGGCATTGGGCTGAAGACAGCATATCGTATGCTTCGCAAGACAAAGGCACCAGAGCGGATAGTCCGGATGGTTCAGATGCAAGGGAAAAGGGTGTCCGAAAACTACTTGACGCAGTTCTACCAAGCCGAACTGACTTTCCTGCATCAGTGGGTTTTTTGTCCGACCAAACGGGAACTGGTTCACCTTACAGACCTGGACGGAGAACGGACGGCAGAGGAGATGCCCTTCATAGGAGCCTTCGTAGAGCCTGCGATAGCACGATCAATTGCCAGAGGCGACATGAACCCAATCACCAAGACTTTAATCGTCACCTCGACAACACCGCCCAAGAGAAGGCATTCACAGCTGGCCCATGGCGCCATTGACCAGCCTCCCCCCGCGATGAAGCCTATCAGCTCCTATTTCAAGGGATCCAGTCGGATACCTATGGGCGAGATGGATCCCAATTGCTTTGAAGTTGACCCTCAGAGGGTTTCTCAGATTACTGGAGGAGGGTTGGTACCACGCGTGTTTCCGCTCCCCAGGCCGTATCTTGAAGAAACGACTCAGGCTGCTCCGAGTCACTCTCGGGGTTTGGATGTGACCCGCACCCGCACCCGCACATCCCCAAGGCTCCATCGCCGCCGTACAGAACCCATCGCCAACATGCTCAACAATTTTGTGGACAATCCTCCCAATGCTACGAGGCGTACGTCTTCTGAAGGCACCGAACCTTGCCGCACTATTGCTAGCGCATCGACTGACCCTGCAAACCGACCACCCAAGAAGGCGCGTTTGTGTGAGGAAAGCGAAGCTGGACCTGAGGAAGATTTGCCACAAAAGAGCAGATTTTTCCCTGCGCCGAAACTACGGAGGAGTCCAAGGCGGGCGAAGAGCGACGCTTATCTGTTGTCGGATGATTCGCTCGATGAAGCGCTTCTGGCATTGCCTGATTTTGAGGGTTGGAAGCCTGCCGATAAAACCAAGAAGAGTGTGTCGGTGTTTGAAGAGAAGCAGAGCCAAGAGACTTCAACAACGACAGACAGTGAGAGCCATATCTCGTttgtcaaggatgatgaaagCTCCATGTCATCCTTTGACGCTTCTatgcctcctccttcatctgTGGCGTCTGCATCGCGGGTTTCTTCTACTCCCTCGAGGCCAGATATCCGCCAGTTCTCTTATACCAACCCAAACGAGACTCCTGCTTCGACTGCATCACGCCGCTCTTCCGTCTTCAGTCCAGGCTCTACCCCCTTAACTGCACCTTCAACGGCAGCTTCTCGCATGACCCCTCTACAGCGTCTTGGTGCTCGTGCGATGAACGGCCCAATGTCTCCTAAGCTACCCAAACCGCGCACCAATAACACCGACAAGCAGTTTCTCTCTGGTGTACCTGTCAACCCTGCATTTGTACCTTTGCCGAAAGTCAATCTGGATGAAGTCGCGGACCTTAATAAATGTGGAAGCGAAGATCAAATCATCCCCGCTagtgacgaggaagacgaagatgaggtcGACCTTCCTCCCAAGAAACTCAACCTATCCCGTTTTGCCTTTGCATAG
- a CDS encoding hypothetical protein (BUSCO:EOG092627XA), translating to MDSEEEYMSALSSDDEIMQDESGDEISAGEGVLPNILRDPPYSTTLVTNDVDMTDFDDEEFDEPDPDFGLIKDAEKKKKSAHVVSYKVYEPSDIQRQQDDMISEVNMILDMQKEDAAILLRHFRWNKERLLEDYMDRPEKVLEAAGLSSNTSSPPKLEVIPGFACDICCEDEEGLESFAMKCGHRYCVDCYRHYLTQKIREEGEAARIQCPSDGCGRILDSASLDVLVTPALADRYQELLNRTYVEDKDNFKWCPAPDCPNALECGVKKKDLGKIVPTVECRCGYRFCFGCPNPDHQPAPCELVKKWLKKCADDSETANWISANTKECPKCNSTIEKNGGCNHMTCRKCKYEFCWMCMGLWSEHGTSWYNCNRYEEKSGSEARDAQAKSRTSLERYLHYYNRYANHEQSAKLDKDIAQKTEKKMVQLQTASGMSWIEVQYLNSASQALQTCRQTLKWTYAFAFYLARNNLTEIFEDNQKDLEMAVENLSEMFEKPTAELSDPKLKVDIMDKTSYCNKRRVILLEDTAENLAIGIATPTLPVFRSFD from the coding sequence ATGGATTCCGAGGAGGAATACATGTCGGCTCTTTCGAGCGACGACGAGATCATGCAGGACGAGAGCGGCGATGAGATATCCGCAGGTGAAGGTGTGTTGCCCAATATCCTCCGTGATCCCCCATATTCCACTACCTTGGTTACTAATGATGTTGACATGACAGACTTTGATGACGAAGAGTTCGACGAGCCCGATCCTGACTTTGGCCTGATCAAagatgcagagaagaagaagaaatccgCACATGTGGTCTCATACAAGGTCTATGAACCGAGCGATATTCAACGCCAACAAGATGACATGATCAGCGAAGTCAATATGATTTTAGACATGCAGAAAGAGGATGCGGCCATCTTGCTTCGCCATTTTCGATGGAATAAGGAGAGGTTGCTTGAAGATTATATGGACAGACCAGAAAAAGTGCTCGAAGCTGCTGGGTTAAGCAGCAATACATCCAGCCCTCCAAAGCTGGAGGTTATCCCTGGCTTCGCATGTGACATATGctgtgaggatgaggagggccTTGAGTCATTTGCCATGAAATGTGGTCATCGCTACTGTGTTGATTGCTACCGACATTACTTGACACAAAAGATCcgtgaagagggcgaggcTGCTAGGATCCAATGCCCCTCTGATGGATGCGGTCGCATCCTTGACTCAGCGTCACTCGATGTTCTGGTCACCCCAGCACTCGCCGATCGATATCAAGAATTACTCAACAGAACGTACGTCGAAGACAAGGACAATTTTAAGTGGTGTCCTGCTCCAGACTGCCCCAATGCTCTCGAGTGCGGCGTCAAAAAGAAGGACTTGGGCAAGATCGTACCTACCGTCGAGTGTCGATGCGGGTATAGATTCTGCTTTGGTTGTCCGAACCCCGACCATCAACCAGCTCCTTGTGAGCTCGTTAAGAAATGGCTCAAGAAGTGCGCCGACGACTCAGAAACAGCCAACTGGATCTCAGCAAACACTAAAGAATGCCCAAAGTGTAACTCGACGATCGAAAAGAACGGAGGCTGCAATCACATGACTTGTCGAAAGTGCAAATATGAGTTTTGCTGGATGTGCATGGGACTTTGGTCCGAGCACGGCACCAGCTGGTATAACTGCAATAGATACGAGGAAAAGAGCGGATCTGAAGCGCGTGATGCACAAGCCAAATCCCGGACATCTCTCGAACGATATTTGCACTACTACAACCGATATGCCAACCACGAACAATCGGCCAAGCTCGATAAAGACATTGCTCAAAAGACCGAAAAGAAGATGGTTCAGCTTCAGACAGCTTCGGGAATGTCCTGGATTGAGGTTCAGTACCTCAATTCCGCGTCCCAGGCTCTCCAAACATGTCGACAAACGCTCAAGTGGACATATGCTTTCGCTTTTTATCTCGCCAGGAACAATCTGACGGAGATCTTCGAGGATAACCAGAAAGACCTCGAGATGGCCGTGGAGAACCTGTCTGAAATGTTCGAGAAACCCACTGCAGAATTGTCTGACCCCAAACTCAAAGTTGACATCATGGACAAAACCTCATACTGCAACAAGCGTAGAGTCATTTTGCTTGAGGATACAGCCGAAAACCTTGCGATTGGTATTGCCACACCGACTCTTCCAGTATTTCGTTCATTTGACTAA
- a CDS encoding hypothetical protein (EggNog:ENOG41), whose translation MPTTLHKTRKQISKKRNGVVNALHEKSRDSMRLHKAGVRDQRIEKLAAARSKKEQPLVDRVAFFQQALRLKDRDNKGAPEIDEVQRMIHRQVWRNSLGFVHQYDEEYNEAKKARRPGRPASVKEDLLKAKINILEEEYKNGFVMPDLLDNVNVNALHLWEGSWSYLTQLKWVKVNSEGQVRLTSFPSGGTN comes from the exons ATGCCTACCACTCTTCACAAGACCCGCAAGCAGATTTCCAAAAAGAGAAATGGCGTCGTCAATGCTCTACATGAAAAGTCCAGAGACTCAATGCGCCTTCACAAGGCTGGTGTAAGAGATCAACGCATTGAGAAACTCGCAGCTGCCAGGAGTAAAAAGGAACAACCTCTAG TTGACCGCGTTGCTTTCTTTCAACAGGCTCTACGCCTTAAGGACAGAGATAACAAAGGTGCCCCAGAAATTGATGAGGTTCAGCGCATGATTCACAGGCAAGTCTGGAGAAATAGCCTTGG TTTCGTTCATCAATACGATGAGGAGTATaatgaagccaagaaggcccgCCGCCCTGGTCGACCTGCTAGTGTGAAAGAAGATCTCCTCAAGGCAAAAATCAACATACTAGAGGAGGAGTACAAGAATGGGTTTG TTATGCCTGATCTCTTGGACAATGTAAATGTGAACGCACTTCACCTTTGGGAAGGCTCCTGGTCATATCTTACCCAACTGAAATGGGTCAAGGTCAACAGTGAAGGCCAAGTCAGACTGACCAGCTTCCCATCAGGCGGCACCAACTGA
- a CDS encoding hypothetical protein (EggNog:ENOG41~BUSCO:EOG0926577T) has protein sequence MFSAHNLVRSAPRAVSRLSGAALRQTARPSAFTKAASALRPARAAFSTTSFRKATENDGELSAKLESEIKIEEDIKANEQDPASIKDFLNNSAFELIDTPGQEIVKLVRDFGDEKITVSFSIADITNYDPYGEESALEDEGFEDEGNQGSQRNARANEEIDEELDEDAEEESNPPINLSIVVEKPGKASGALNIDASAQEGHIVVENLFYYTDASVAKVESPDAAQKRADVYPGPPFGSLDDDLQVLMERFLEERGITQALAVFVPDYVDVKEQREYTRWLNNVKAFIDA, from the exons ATGTTCTCTGCCCACAACCTCGTTCGATCTGCACCCCGCGCTGTCTCCCGACTCTCAGGCGCTGCTCTGCGACAGACCGCCCGTCCCAGCGCCTTCACCAAGGCTGCTTCTGCCCTACGACCCGCACGGGCTGCATTCTCTACCACAAGCTTTCGCAAGGCCACTGAGAACGATGGTGAGCTTAGCGCCAAGCTCGAGAGCGagatcaagatcgaggaggacatcaaggccaacgagCAGGACCCTGCCAGCATCAAGGATTTCTTGAACAACAGCGCCTTTGAGCTCATTGACACACCCGGTCAGGAGATTGTCAAGCTGGTTCGCGACTTTGGCGACGAGAA GATCACCGTCAGCTTCTCCATTGCCGACATCACCAACTACGACCCTTACGGCGAGGAGAGCGCACTCGAGGATGAGGGTTTCGAGGATGAGGGCAACCAGGGCAGCCAGCGTAACGCTCGCGCCAACGAGGAAATCGATGAGGAGCTCGATGAGGATGCCGAGGAGGAAAGCAACCCCCCTATCAACCTGTCAATCGTTGTCGAGAAGCCTGGCAAGGCCTCTGGAGCCCTCAACATCGATGCCAGCGCCCAGGAAGGACACATTGTTGTCGAGAACCTCTTCTATTACACCGACGCCTCGGtcgccaaggttgagagCCCCGATGCCGCCCAGAAGCGTGCTGATGTCTACCCCGGACCTCCATTCGGCAGTCTCGACGACGACCTCCAGGTTCTCATGGAGCGCTTCCTCGAGGAGCGTGGCATCACTCAGGCCCTCGCTGTCTTTGTTCCCGACTACGTGGACGTCAAGGAGCAACGAGAGTACACTCGGTGGTTGAACAACGTCAAGGCTTTCATTGATGCTTAG